A genomic window from bacterium includes:
- the glyQ gene encoding glycine--tRNA ligase subunit alpha, with amino-acid sequence MTFQETILRLEKFWSEKGCLIQQPYDIEVGAGTMNPATFLRALGPEPWKVAYVEPSRRPTDGRYGENPNRLQHYYQYQVILKPSPENVQEQYLESLEALGVKPLDHDIRFVEDDWESPNLGAWGLGWEVWLDGMEITQFTYFQQVGGLDLDLISAELTYGLERIAMYLQGVENVYDLVWVRDPGGGNEIRYGDVHHQTEVEFSHYNFEEADTGMQFKAFDMYEKEGLSLIKKGLTFPAYDQALKCSHAFNILDARGAIGVSERARYIGRIRQMARACAESYLKSRHEKEFPLIRNPEDKKYWVENYRAKFAAEVEGGKKQKKKQGAKRG; translated from the coding sequence CTGACGTTTCAGGAGACCATTCTCCGGCTGGAAAAATTCTGGTCGGAGAAAGGCTGCCTGATCCAGCAGCCCTACGACATCGAGGTGGGGGCGGGGACGATGAACCCCGCCACGTTCCTGCGCGCCCTCGGGCCCGAGCCCTGGAAGGTGGCCTACGTCGAGCCGAGCCGAAGACCGACCGATGGGCGCTACGGGGAAAACCCGAATCGGCTCCAGCACTACTACCAGTATCAGGTCATCCTCAAGCCCTCGCCCGAGAACGTGCAGGAGCAGTACCTCGAGAGCCTCGAGGCGCTGGGGGTCAAGCCTCTCGATCACGACATCCGCTTCGTCGAGGACGACTGGGAATCCCCCAATCTCGGGGCCTGGGGCCTCGGCTGGGAGGTCTGGCTCGACGGGATGGAGATCACCCAGTTCACCTATTTTCAGCAGGTGGGCGGGCTCGACCTTGATCTCATCTCGGCCGAGCTCACCTACGGCCTCGAGCGGATTGCGATGTACCTCCAGGGGGTGGAGAACGTCTACGACCTTGTGTGGGTGCGCGACCCCGGGGGGGGGAACGAAATCCGCTACGGGGATGTCCACCACCAGACCGAGGTGGAGTTCAGCCACTATAATTTCGAGGAGGCCGACACCGGGATGCAGTTCAAGGCCTTCGACATGTACGAGAAAGAGGGCCTCAGCCTCATCAAGAAAGGCCTGACGTTTCCCGCCTACGATCAGGCGCTCAAATGCTCCCATGCCTTCAACATCCTCGACGCGCGGGGGGCGATCGGCGTGAGCGAGCGCGCCCGCTACATCGGGCGCATCCGCCAGATGGCCCGCGCCTGCGCCGAGTCGTACCTCAAATCCCGCCACGAAAAGGAATTCCCCCTGATCCGGAACCCCGAAGACAAGAAATACTGGGTGGAGAACTATCGGGCGAAATTCGCGGCCGAGGTAGAGGGCGGCAAGAAGCAGAAGAAGAAACAGGGGGCGAAACGTGGGTAA